Within Dethiosulfovibrio salsuginis, the genomic segment TAATCGGTCTTGAGGAGGATATGGAGGTCGTAGGGGAAGCCGGTGACGGTCTGGAGGCCCTAGCTCTGTTGGAGACGGTGGCTCCCGATATCGCCCTCGTGGACGTCACTATGCCCAGGATGGGTGGGGCGGAACTGGTAAGGCAGATGGAGAGCCGAGGGATAGGTCTACCGGTGGTGGCTCTGACCGCCATGGAGGACGAGAGAAGCGTCCTGGAGCTGTCCAGAGCTGGGGTCAGAGGATATATCCTTAAGACCTCCGGGTTTGACGATCTGGTGAAGGCCATAAGATCGGTGTTCCATGGAGGAGACTACGTCGACCCTAAGGTGGCCTCCAAGCTGCTC encodes:
- a CDS encoding response regulator transcription factor, translating into MTSIKVMVVDDHEIFRTALVNIIGLEEDMEVVGEAGDGLEALALLETVAPDIALVDVTMPRMGGAELVRQMESRGIGLPVVALTAMEDERSVLELSRAGVRGYILKTSGFDDLVKAIRSVFHGGDYVDPKVASKLLSGFSKHRDKGDVFDRLSDRELEVLFWLSQGLNGQDIAERLFLSDKTVKNHISHILSKLEVSDRTQAVSLAWRSGLAAKSPEEFRR